A genome region from Nocardiopsis exhalans includes the following:
- the prfB gene encoding peptide chain release factor 2 — MAELDPAEKIKELAATLASVTAVLDLEAMQTQIAELREQSADPELWADQGNAQKVTRKLSGLESMVNKVNGIEQRLDDLGVLFELAEAEDDADTKTEADRELEQLRKEIGELEVRTLLNGPHDESEAIVTINSQAGGVDAADWAQMLQRMYLRWAERHGYPTEVYETSYAEEAGIKSTSFAVKSPFAYGTLRGEHGTHRLVRISPFDNQNRRQTSFAGVDVVPMVEQSDHVDIDETELRVDVYRSSGPGGQGVNTTDSAVRITHLPTGIVVSCQNERSQLQNKATAMTMLQAKLLARKRLEEQAALDEIRGDSVSSWGTQMRNYVLHPYQSVKDVRTGAETGNTSGVLDGEIDAFIDAEIRWMRSREKNEQS, encoded by the coding sequence GTGGCAGAACTGGACCCAGCAGAGAAGATCAAGGAACTCGCGGCGACCCTGGCGAGTGTGACCGCCGTGTTGGACCTGGAGGCGATGCAGACCCAGATCGCCGAACTGCGTGAGCAGTCCGCGGACCCCGAGCTGTGGGCCGACCAGGGCAACGCGCAGAAGGTGACACGCAAGCTCTCCGGCCTGGAGTCCATGGTCAACAAGGTCAACGGCATCGAGCAGCGCCTCGACGACCTCGGGGTGCTCTTCGAGCTCGCCGAGGCCGAGGACGACGCCGACACCAAGACCGAGGCCGACCGTGAGCTCGAGCAGCTCCGCAAGGAGATCGGTGAGCTGGAGGTGCGCACGCTCCTCAACGGGCCGCACGACGAGAGCGAAGCCATCGTCACCATCAACTCCCAGGCGGGCGGCGTCGACGCCGCCGACTGGGCGCAGATGCTCCAGCGCATGTACCTGCGCTGGGCGGAACGGCATGGATATCCCACGGAGGTCTACGAGACCTCCTACGCGGAGGAGGCGGGCATCAAGTCCACCTCGTTCGCTGTCAAGTCACCCTTCGCCTACGGCACCCTGAGGGGCGAGCACGGCACCCACCGGCTGGTGCGCATCTCGCCCTTCGACAACCAGAACCGGCGCCAGACCTCGTTCGCGGGCGTGGACGTCGTCCCGATGGTGGAGCAGAGCGACCACGTCGACATCGACGAGACCGAGCTGAGGGTGGACGTGTACCGCTCCAGCGGCCCCGGCGGTCAGGGCGTCAACACCACGGACTCCGCGGTGCGCATCACTCACCTGCCCACCGGCATCGTGGTCTCCTGCCAGAACGAGCGTTCGCAGCTGCAGAACAAGGCGACCGCGATGACGATGCTCCAGGCCAAGCTCCTGGCCCGCAAGCGGCTGGAGGAGCAGGCCGCCCTGGACGAGATCCGGGGCGACTCGGTGAGCAGCTGGGGCACCCAGATGCGCAACTACGTGCTGCACCCGTACCAGAGCGTCAAGGACGTGCGGACCGGCGCCGAGACCGGCAACACCTCGGGTGTCCTGGACGGCGAGATCGACGCCTTCATCGACGCCGAGATCCGATGGATGCGCAGCCGGGAGAAGAACGAGCAGAGCTGA
- a CDS encoding NAD-glutamate dehydrogenase: MSGQSDVILQKLLNDAASRWTPGDRLSPEAADAVRRFLPLYYRHTDPEEISGRSPEQVCGTAEAHRSFGAERAPGRAKVRVYTPTLERDGWEQQTSIVEIVTDNAPFLVSSVTMALSDLGAGVRLIIHPQMTVGRDLSGHLVEVDPEIGGDGLLPTDESWMHIEIDRQSDPERVKEITTRLERVLNDVRYVDEDSAKMSDRVIRIADELSAYPDRLVAGGVDPREIGESVDFLRWIAGRHFTFMGYREYALVTDENGDDSLRPEPGTGLGILRMDSPASTSFAALPPEIRAKAREPFVLVLTKANSRATVYRPKYLDYISAKKFDAQGNIVGERRFLGLFTSQANTSSIAQIPILRRKQAEVLALAGFEADSYDGKDLIELLETFPREELLQIPVGELYSIVRGVMRLRDRRGTKLFMRRDPYGGRYMSCFVYMPRDEYSTQVRLDIQKVLAEAFQGATMDHNVMIGAAPLARLYLVARAQPGRTLADIDQVALEEKVRQAARSWDADFDDALVDAFGPTRATTLKERYGPGLTEAYKVDNGPVVAAQDIARIEGLLQRAAPDARQGEFSASLYQPEGADATTWRFRLARIGDPISLSRVLPVLEHLGIEVIDELPYDITVDGVGRVWIYDFGLGPLEASDLSPARMKSLFEEAFDASWRDLGESDRFNALVVRAGLDWRQLTVLRAYAKYLRQTGSTFTPDFLADVLVANVGIANLLVELFEARFDPDQPDEGRDERAGTLVAKIESELEAVASLDHDRILRSFLAVIRATLRTNHYQHGSQSRLVFKLNPQEIPDLPHPRPRFEMYVYSPRVEGVHLRFGSVARGGLRWSDRFEDFRTEILGLVKAQMVKNSVIVPSGAKGGFVCKRLPSGGGREEVMAEVVSCYKQFISALLDVTDNLVDGQIVHPERTVLHDSDDSYLVVAADKGTATFSDIANGISKERGFWLGDAFASGGSVGYDHKAMGITARGAWESVKYNFREMGVNVQEEPFTVVGIGDMSGDVFGNGMLLSKQIKLVAAFDHRHVFLDPNPDPAVSWTERERVFRLPRSTWEDYSADLISEGGGVHPRTAKSIPITPQVREALGIEEGMTALTPNELIQHVLTAPVDLLWNGGIGTYVKASGQTHAEVGDKANDQVRVDATQLRVKVVGEGGNLGLTQPARIEFAREGGRVNSDFIDNSAGVDTSDHEVNIKIMLDREVRAGELAQADRDQLFIDMTDEVASLVLDNNYAQNTVLAAARMQTHEMLHVHGRYMRHLERTKVLKRKQEDLPSDKAIAERRSQGKGLTGPEFATLLSYTKISLKEQIGLSDLAEDPYLASTLTDYFPTPLRSDRFADEVASHPLRREIIVNQVTNQMVNRSGITYAFRLNEELGSSAADIARAYLVTQEVLGLPKFWGEIEELDHEISVDSQLLLLLEIRKLAERSARWLLRNRTFPFDLSSEIGFFAEGVGEVLPQLHELLRGRDREAFEERRDRYTSLGVPAGLAERIAVMVPAYSTLDLVEIAHRTGQPVGRVASLYFELADRFNISWWRERIIDLPRDDRWGTMARSALRDDLYTAHADLTSRVLESGSAESNTELIAEWAEQNEAAVQRAGITLSEIQENERFDLATLSVALRSIRSLVD, translated from the coding sequence ATGTCCGGGCAATCCGACGTCATCCTCCAGAAGCTGCTCAATGACGCGGCCTCCCGGTGGACCCCCGGGGACCGACTGAGCCCCGAGGCCGCCGACGCGGTCCGCCGTTTTCTCCCCCTCTACTACCGGCACACGGACCCCGAGGAGATCAGCGGGCGCAGCCCCGAACAGGTATGCGGGACCGCTGAGGCGCACCGCTCCTTCGGTGCCGAACGCGCTCCGGGACGGGCCAAGGTCAGGGTCTACACCCCCACCCTCGAACGCGACGGCTGGGAACAGCAGACCAGCATCGTCGAGATCGTCACCGACAACGCGCCCTTCCTCGTCTCCTCCGTGACCATGGCCCTCAGTGACCTGGGTGCCGGGGTGCGGCTGATCATCCACCCCCAGATGACCGTCGGCCGTGACCTGTCCGGACACCTCGTCGAGGTCGACCCGGAGATCGGCGGTGACGGCCTGCTGCCCACCGACGAGTCGTGGATGCACATCGAGATCGACCGGCAGAGCGACCCCGAGCGGGTCAAGGAGATCACCACCAGGCTGGAGCGCGTCCTCAACGACGTCCGCTACGTGGACGAGGACTCCGCGAAGATGAGCGACCGGGTCATCCGGATCGCCGACGAGCTCTCCGCCTACCCCGACCGCCTGGTCGCGGGCGGTGTCGACCCCCGCGAGATCGGCGAGAGCGTCGACTTCCTGCGCTGGATCGCCGGACGCCACTTCACCTTCATGGGCTACCGCGAGTACGCACTGGTCACCGACGAGAACGGTGACGACTCGCTGCGCCCCGAACCCGGCACGGGCCTGGGCATCCTGCGGATGGACTCGCCCGCCTCCACCAGCTTCGCGGCCCTGCCCCCGGAGATCCGTGCCAAGGCCCGCGAGCCCTTCGTCCTGGTGCTCACCAAGGCCAACTCCCGTGCCACCGTCTACCGGCCCAAGTACCTGGACTACATCAGCGCCAAGAAGTTCGACGCCCAGGGCAACATCGTCGGCGAGCGCCGCTTCCTCGGGCTCTTCACCTCCCAGGCCAACACCAGCAGCATCGCCCAGATCCCCATCCTGCGCCGCAAGCAGGCCGAGGTCCTGGCCCTGGCCGGGTTCGAGGCCGACAGCTACGACGGCAAGGACCTCATCGAGCTCCTGGAGACCTTCCCGCGCGAGGAACTCCTCCAGATCCCCGTGGGCGAGCTCTACAGCATCGTGCGCGGCGTCATGCGCCTGCGCGACCGCCGCGGCACCAAGCTGTTCATGCGCCGCGACCCCTACGGCGGCCGGTACATGTCCTGCTTCGTGTACATGCCGCGCGACGAGTACAGCACCCAGGTGCGCCTCGACATCCAGAAGGTCCTGGCGGAGGCCTTCCAGGGCGCCACCATGGACCACAACGTGATGATCGGCGCCGCCCCGCTCGCGCGGCTGTACCTGGTGGCCCGCGCCCAGCCCGGCCGGACCCTCGCCGACATCGACCAGGTGGCCCTGGAGGAGAAGGTCCGCCAGGCCGCCCGCTCCTGGGACGCGGACTTCGACGACGCCCTCGTCGACGCGTTCGGCCCCACCCGCGCCACCACGCTCAAGGAACGCTACGGCCCTGGGCTCACCGAGGCCTACAAGGTCGACAACGGCCCCGTGGTGGCCGCCCAGGACATCGCCCGGATCGAGGGGCTGCTCCAGCGCGCCGCGCCGGACGCCCGCCAGGGCGAGTTCTCGGCCAGCCTCTACCAGCCCGAGGGCGCGGACGCCACGACCTGGCGGTTCCGCCTGGCCCGGATCGGCGACCCCATCTCGCTGTCCCGCGTGCTGCCCGTCCTGGAGCACCTGGGCATCGAGGTCATCGACGAACTGCCCTACGACATCACCGTCGACGGGGTCGGCCGCGTCTGGATCTACGACTTCGGCCTCGGCCCGCTGGAAGCCTCCGACTTGTCTCCGGCCCGCATGAAGTCGCTCTTCGAGGAAGCCTTCGACGCCTCCTGGCGCGACCTGGGAGAGTCCGACCGGTTCAACGCCCTGGTGGTGCGCGCCGGACTGGACTGGCGCCAGCTCACCGTCCTGCGCGCCTACGCCAAGTACCTGCGGCAGACCGGTTCCACCTTCACCCCCGACTTCCTGGCCGACGTCCTGGTCGCCAACGTCGGGATCGCCAACCTGCTCGTGGAGCTCTTCGAGGCCCGCTTCGACCCGGACCAGCCCGACGAGGGCCGCGACGAGCGCGCCGGCACCCTCGTGGCCAAGATCGAGAGCGAGCTGGAGGCCGTGGCCAGCCTGGACCACGACCGCATCCTGCGTTCGTTCCTGGCGGTCATCCGGGCCACCCTGCGCACCAACCACTACCAGCACGGCTCCCAGAGCCGCCTGGTGTTCAAGCTCAACCCGCAGGAGATCCCGGACCTGCCGCACCCGCGGCCCCGGTTCGAGATGTACGTCTACTCGCCGCGCGTGGAGGGCGTCCACCTGCGCTTCGGCTCCGTTGCCCGCGGCGGCCTGCGCTGGTCGGACCGGTTCGAGGACTTCCGTACCGAGATCCTCGGCCTGGTCAAGGCGCAGATGGTCAAGAACTCCGTGATCGTGCCCAGCGGCGCCAAGGGCGGGTTCGTCTGCAAGCGCCTGCCCTCGGGCGGCGGCCGCGAGGAGGTGATGGCCGAGGTCGTCTCCTGCTACAAGCAGTTCATCAGCGCCCTGCTGGACGTCACCGACAACCTCGTCGACGGCCAGATCGTGCACCCCGAGCGCACCGTCCTGCACGACAGCGATGACTCCTACCTGGTGGTCGCCGCAGACAAGGGCACCGCGACCTTCTCCGACATCGCCAACGGCATCTCCAAGGAGCGCGGCTTCTGGCTGGGCGACGCCTTCGCCAGCGGCGGCTCGGTCGGCTACGACCACAAGGCGATGGGCATCACCGCCCGCGGCGCCTGGGAGTCGGTCAAGTACAACTTCCGCGAGATGGGCGTCAACGTCCAGGAAGAGCCCTTCACCGTCGTCGGCATCGGCGACATGTCCGGTGACGTGTTCGGCAACGGCATGCTGCTGTCCAAGCAGATCAAGCTGGTCGCCGCCTTCGACCACCGGCACGTCTTCCTCGACCCGAACCCGGACCCCGCCGTCTCCTGGACCGAGCGCGAGCGCGTGTTCCGCCTCCCGCGCAGCACCTGGGAGGACTACTCCGCCGACCTCATCTCCGAGGGCGGCGGCGTGCACCCGCGCACGGCCAAGTCCATCCCGATCACCCCGCAGGTCCGCGAGGCCCTGGGCATCGAGGAGGGCATGACCGCGCTCACCCCGAACGAGCTCATCCAGCACGTGCTCACCGCGCCGGTGGACCTGCTCTGGAACGGCGGCATCGGCACCTACGTCAAGGCCAGCGGCCAGACCCACGCCGAGGTGGGCGACAAGGCCAACGACCAGGTCCGCGTGGACGCCACCCAGTTGCGGGTGAAGGTGGTCGGCGAAGGCGGAAACCTGGGCCTGACCCAGCCCGCCCGGATCGAGTTCGCCCGTGAGGGCGGCCGGGTCAACAGTGACTTCATCGACAACTCCGCCGGTGTGGACACCTCCGACCACGAGGTCAACATCAAGATCATGCTGGATCGCGAGGTGCGGGCCGGCGAGCTGGCCCAGGCCGACCGCGACCAGCTGTTCATCGACATGACCGACGAGGTCGCCTCGCTCGTCCTGGACAACAACTACGCCCAGAACACCGTGCTGGCCGCCGCGCGCATGCAGACCCACGAGATGCTGCACGTCCACGGCCGCTACATGCGCCACCTGGAGCGCACCAAGGTCCTCAAGCGCAAGCAGGAGGACCTGCCCTCCGACAAGGCGATCGCCGAGCGGCGCTCCCAGGGCAAGGGGCTGACCGGCCCCGAGTTCGCGACGCTGCTCTCCTACACCAAGATCAGCCTCAAGGAGCAGATCGGCCTGTCCGACCTGGCCGAGGACCCCTACCTGGCGTCGACCCTGACGGACTACTTCCCGACGCCGCTGCGCTCGGACCGCTTCGCCGACGAGGTCGCCTCGCACCCGCTGCGCCGGGAGATCATCGTCAACCAGGTGACCAACCAGATGGTCAACCGGTCCGGGATCACCTACGCGTTCCGCCTCAACGAGGAGCTGGGCTCCAGCGCCGCGGACATCGCCCGCGCCTACCTGGTGACCCAGGAGGTCCTCGGCCTGCCCAAGTTCTGGGGCGAGATCGAGGAGCTGGACCACGAGATCTCCGTGGACAGCCAGCTGCTGCTGTTGCTGGAGATCCGCAAGCTCGCCGAGCGCTCCGCCCGGTGGCTGCTGCGCAACCGCACCTTCCCGTTCGACCTCAGCAGTGAGATCGGCTTCTTCGCCGAGGGTGTGGGGGAGGTACTGCCCCAGCTCCACGAGCTGCTGCGCGGCCGGGACCGGGAGGCCTTCGAGGAGCGCCGCGACCGCTACACCTCGCTGGGCGTGCCCGCCGGGCTGGCCGAGCGGATCGCGGTCATGGTGCCCGCCTACTCCACGCTGGACCTGGTGGAGATCGCGCACCGCACCGGCCAACCGGTGGGCCGGGTCGCCAGCCTGTACTTCGAGCTGGCCGACCGGTTCAACATCAGCTGGTGGCGTGAGCGGATCATCGACCTGCCGCGGGACGACCGCTGGGGCACGATGGCTCGTTCGGCGCTGCGCGACGACCTGTACACGGCGCACGCGGACCTGACCAGTCGTGTCCTGGAGTCGGGTTCGGCCGAGTCCAACACCGAGCTGATCGCCGAGTGGGCCGAGCAGAACGAGGCCGCGGTGCAGCGCGCCGGGATCACGCTCTCGGAGATCCAGGAGAACGAGCGCTTCGACCTGGCCACCCTGTCGGTGGCGCTGCGGTCGATCCGCTCCCTGGTCGACTAG
- a CDS encoding HAD family hydrolase, producing the protein MLWNIDLTLLDVGQVMRAAYAEAFEKVTGEPLVYLTSAAGRTDSEMFFEFCARNYVELEPDNEVLGDFLAALETAFAARHDQLLSKGRVMPGAAASLAAVASFPDTVQTVVSGSTRANATAKLVAFGLDTHLNLAVGGFGSVNYPKSSLIQSIRLHATGEGGRAYAEEETVFITGSAPDVRAAMIGGAIPIAVLNGSTTEGQLREAGAQIVLPDLSDPRAVMTAVHQATAG; encoded by the coding sequence GTGCTATGGAACATCGACCTCACCCTCCTCGACGTGGGGCAGGTGATGAGGGCCGCCTACGCCGAGGCCTTCGAGAAGGTCACGGGCGAACCGCTGGTCTACCTGACCTCAGCCGCGGGCCGCACCGATTCGGAGATGTTCTTCGAGTTCTGTGCCCGCAACTACGTCGAACTGGAACCCGACAACGAGGTCCTGGGTGACTTCCTGGCCGCTCTGGAGACGGCTTTCGCCGCCCGGCACGACCAGCTCCTGTCCAAGGGCCGGGTCATGCCCGGCGCGGCCGCGTCCCTCGCAGCCGTGGCCTCGTTTCCGGACACCGTGCAGACCGTGGTCAGCGGGAGTACCCGCGCCAACGCCACCGCCAAGCTGGTCGCCTTCGGCCTGGACACCCACCTGAACCTGGCCGTGGGCGGGTTCGGTTCGGTGAACTACCCCAAGTCCAGCCTGATCCAGTCCATCCGCCTCCACGCCACCGGTGAGGGTGGTCGTGCCTACGCCGAGGAGGAGACGGTGTTCATCACCGGTTCCGCTCCGGACGTGCGCGCGGCGATGATCGGCGGGGCGATCCCGATCGCGGTGCTCAACGGTTCGACCACCGAGGGCCAGCTCCGGGAGGCCGGGGCACAGATCGTGCTTCCGGATCTCAGTGACCCCAGGGCCGTGATGACCGCCGTGCACCAGGCAACAGCTGGATAA
- a CDS encoding alpha/beta fold hydrolase, translating into MKRGALLPLILVPGLAIPLMAPPALADPLPPAQNIDWETCGEEESPDAECGTLTVPIDWDDPDGEMIDLALARIPASDPDARIGSLVINPGGPGGSGVGFALFAQEVFSPEVLDRFDIVGFDPRGVGDSHPVLCSLEILEDDPGSLFDNRAGLDARAAYNEDLREDCREHTGPLYDHVDSLSVVHDMEAIRAALGDEQLSFFGVSYGTLMGQQYAATYPERVRAVVLDSVMDHDLDTRQYLSTQAEAAQDAFDAFVAWCEDSTQCELNGQDPRAVWTDLLKRADAGELLMEGPEGSGEVTAEGLIGMAFSSGYGPGWHDFASTLAWLDDPDNNELPVVDDDPAESADGPAGAAGAADEIPDGLVPYAYPAVLCNDYGLPVRGYGDWRALMRSGERLVAPDVRYGMLAVDDLANCLGQTDVRNPQAPTDVSGSEPLMVINSLHDPATGYNWAVNLADQLGDDGVLVTYEGAGHGVYGRTDCTTEVVDDYLIHQKLPAEGTRCEAAPVDFEEPLPLLEAVPDPDVESVADVLSRARGGDGRE; encoded by the coding sequence ATGAAGCGTGGAGCGCTGCTCCCCCTCATCCTCGTGCCAGGGCTAGCCATCCCCCTCATGGCACCGCCCGCCCTGGCCGACCCCCTCCCCCCGGCCCAGAACATCGACTGGGAGACCTGCGGGGAGGAGGAGAGTCCCGACGCCGAATGCGGCACCCTGACCGTCCCGATCGACTGGGACGACCCCGACGGCGAGATGATCGACCTCGCCCTGGCCCGTATCCCCGCTAGTGATCCCGACGCGCGCATCGGATCCCTGGTGATCAACCCCGGCGGTCCCGGCGGCTCCGGAGTGGGCTTCGCGCTCTTCGCGCAGGAGGTCTTCAGCCCCGAGGTCCTCGACAGGTTCGACATCGTCGGTTTCGACCCCCGCGGGGTCGGCGACAGCCACCCGGTCCTGTGCTCGCTCGAGATCTTGGAGGACGACCCCGGCTCCCTGTTCGACAACCGGGCTGGACTCGACGCGCGCGCCGCCTACAACGAGGATCTGCGCGAGGACTGCCGGGAGCACACCGGACCGCTGTACGACCACGTTGATTCCCTCAGCGTCGTGCACGACATGGAGGCGATCCGGGCCGCCCTGGGTGACGAACAGCTGTCGTTCTTCGGCGTCTCCTACGGAACGCTCATGGGCCAGCAGTACGCCGCTACCTATCCGGAACGGGTCCGCGCCGTCGTGCTCGACAGCGTGATGGACCACGACCTCGACACCCGCCAGTACCTGTCGACCCAGGCGGAGGCGGCACAGGACGCCTTCGACGCCTTCGTCGCCTGGTGTGAGGACAGCACCCAGTGCGAACTGAACGGGCAGGACCCGCGGGCGGTGTGGACGGATCTGCTGAAGCGCGCTGACGCGGGCGAGCTCCTCATGGAGGGCCCCGAGGGTTCGGGGGAGGTGACCGCGGAGGGCCTCATCGGCATGGCGTTCTCCTCCGGCTACGGGCCGGGCTGGCATGACTTCGCCTCGACGCTGGCGTGGTTGGACGATCCGGACAACAACGAGCTTCCGGTGGTGGACGACGATCCGGCTGAGTCCGCTGACGGTCCGGCGGGGGCCGCGGGGGCCGCCGACGAGATCCCCGACGGTTTGGTGCCCTACGCCTACCCGGCGGTGCTGTGCAACGACTACGGCCTCCCGGTGCGCGGCTACGGCGACTGGAGGGCGCTCATGCGCAGCGGCGAGCGGCTCGTCGCCCCCGACGTGCGCTACGGCATGCTCGCGGTCGACGACCTCGCCAACTGCCTCGGGCAGACGGATGTGCGCAACCCCCAGGCCCCGACCGACGTGAGCGGCAGCGAGCCCCTGATGGTCATCAACTCGCTGCACGATCCGGCCACCGGGTACAACTGGGCGGTCAACCTGGCCGACCAGCTCGGCGACGACGGCGTGCTCGTCACCTACGAGGGCGCCGGTCACGGTGTCTACGGCCGTACCGACTGCACCACCGAGGTCGTGGACGACTACCTGATCCACCAGAAGCTGCCCGCGGAGGGAACCCGCTGCGAGGCGGCCCCGGTCGACTTCGAGGAGCCCCTGCCGCTCCTGGAGGCGGTGCCTGATCCCGACGTCGAGTCGGTCGCCGACGTCCTGAGCCGGGCCCGGGGCGGGGACGGCCGGGAGTAG
- a CDS encoding pectate lyase family protein, whose product MFTRQKRPVLLGLAATASLGLFAGAWFSVSGSTESGELTGNTDALDAATAADPLSDVPVGYASMNGGTTGGFGGDTVNEYLLSEYSSWSEESTPGEALYEVLKDHIRADSDEGLVVYVDVTVTPDQVGQDKIDVKDVSNVSVLGVGEDGRFDGIGFKVTRSENVVFRNLAIRDVSQGEGDALEVTENSSNVWIDHNEFSSQKEGVDKDFYDGLVDIKHGSEYVTVSWNKFEDHWKTALVGHNDNPSSGPDRITYHHNLFSNLNTRVPLVRHADVHMLNNVFQDIDGSAINARMGARVLVEGNHFDNVGSGEVDTHAGQIQGPVGWWYGSSETGYWNLVDNTFVDTPYEHLESTTDFTVPYEYEAQSPEDAKTAVEAGAGTGVIDVQS is encoded by the coding sequence ATGTTCACTCGGCAGAAGAGACCTGTCCTCCTCGGGCTGGCGGCCACCGCGAGCCTTGGCCTGTTCGCCGGAGCCTGGTTCTCGGTGTCCGGAAGCACTGAGAGCGGCGAGCTCACCGGCAACACCGACGCACTCGACGCCGCGACCGCCGCCGATCCGCTCAGTGACGTCCCGGTCGGTTACGCGTCGATGAACGGTGGCACCACCGGTGGTTTCGGCGGTGACACCGTCAACGAGTACCTGCTGAGCGAGTACTCCTCCTGGAGCGAGGAGAGCACCCCCGGCGAGGCGCTCTACGAGGTGCTCAAGGACCACATCCGGGCCGACTCCGACGAGGGCCTGGTCGTCTACGTCGACGTCACCGTCACCCCGGACCAGGTCGGCCAGGACAAGATCGACGTCAAGGACGTCTCCAACGTCTCCGTCCTGGGTGTGGGCGAGGACGGTCGGTTCGACGGGATCGGCTTCAAGGTCACCCGTTCGGAGAACGTCGTCTTCCGCAACCTGGCGATCCGCGACGTCTCCCAGGGCGAGGGCGACGCTCTGGAGGTGACCGAGAACAGTTCGAACGTGTGGATCGACCACAACGAGTTCAGCAGCCAGAAGGAGGGTGTCGACAAGGACTTCTACGACGGTCTGGTCGACATCAAGCACGGTTCGGAGTACGTGACCGTCTCCTGGAACAAGTTCGAGGACCACTGGAAGACCGCTCTGGTGGGTCACAACGACAACCCCAGCTCCGGTCCGGACCGGATCACCTACCACCACAACCTGTTCAGCAACCTGAACACCCGGGTGCCGCTGGTGCGCCACGCGGACGTGCACATGCTCAACAACGTGTTCCAGGACATCGACGGATCGGCGATCAACGCCCGGATGGGCGCCCGCGTCCTGGTCGAGGGCAACCACTTCGACAACGTCGGATCGGGTGAGGTGGACACCCACGCCGGTCAGATCCAGGGTCCGGTGGGCTGGTGGTACGGCAGTTCCGAGACCGGTTACTGGAACCTGGTCGACAACACCTTCGTGGACACCCCGTACGAGCACCTGGAGTCGACCACCGACTTCACGGTGCCCTACGAGTACGAGGCGCAGAGCCCCGAGGACGCCAAGACCGCCGTCGAAGCCGGTGCCGGAACCGGCGTGATCGACGTCCAGTCCTAG
- a CDS encoding M16 family metallopeptidase, which produces MSSTAPASGDHRRVRSHRGLVCHDLILSNGLRLLVLPTCGVPTVEVRLNLPFARHRRSDAAAMELLSATVMAAGGHGVAERLADHGGECEVMVDPENLTFSAGALVTGLPDILDTLATALGSPDYTVDQLDRARGRLLRGRPAEATESPGARVWGPPAPAPAGELLDVTPDEVGGVHRKVLRPQGAVLCVAGDVDVDAVVTSVKATFGVWTGPSGEAPRLDLPPRRFPEPSVVERSGDRDNGTGLFLEAPSVPLRHPDHAALHLANLMVAGCFPGRLVQALRQREGLAYSVRSTMHKLRRSDWISISCSGPFTDPAELMETTRVTLTELADRGPRPGELDAVRRYAVGVNRTAARGTGSLAHAVTAYAAHGVSPLWMLAAGERYAGVTEDDVHRVLRSHFTPDRFGGVLTTGRPMSVKSGNTEGVNS; this is translated from the coding sequence GTGAGCAGCACTGCCCCGGCTTCCGGTGACCACCGCCGGGTCCGCTCCCACCGCGGCCTCGTGTGCCACGATCTGATCCTGTCCAACGGCCTCCGTCTGCTGGTCCTGCCCACCTGTGGAGTGCCGACGGTCGAGGTGCGCCTGAACCTGCCGTTCGCGCGGCACCGGCGGTCGGACGCCGCCGCCATGGAGCTGTTGAGCGCCACGGTCATGGCCGCCGGGGGGCACGGGGTCGCCGAACGCCTCGCCGACCACGGCGGGGAGTGCGAGGTCATGGTGGACCCGGAGAATCTGACCTTCTCCGCGGGCGCTCTCGTCACCGGTCTGCCGGACATCCTGGACACCCTGGCCACCGCCCTGGGGAGTCCTGACTACACCGTCGACCAGCTCGACCGCGCCCGCGGGAGACTCCTGCGAGGCAGGCCTGCGGAGGCGACGGAGTCACCGGGGGCACGGGTCTGGGGCCCGCCCGCTCCGGCACCTGCCGGGGAGCTCCTGGACGTCACACCGGACGAGGTGGGCGGGGTCCATCGCAAAGTGCTTCGCCCGCAGGGTGCGGTGCTGTGTGTCGCGGGCGACGTGGATGTCGACGCGGTCGTCACGTCGGTGAAGGCGACATTCGGAGTATGGACGGGACCGTCGGGCGAAGCGCCGCGGCTGGACCTGCCGCCCCGCCGGTTCCCGGAGCCCTCCGTCGTGGAGAGGTCCGGCGACCGGGACAACGGGACGGGCCTGTTCCTGGAGGCGCCCTCGGTGCCCCTGCGCCATCCGGACCACGCCGCGCTGCACCTGGCCAACCTCATGGTCGCGGGCTGTTTCCCCGGGCGGCTCGTGCAGGCCCTGCGGCAGCGGGAGGGGCTCGCCTACTCCGTCCGCTCCACGATGCACAAGCTGCGCAGGTCCGACTGGATCTCGATCTCCTGCTCCGGCCCGTTCACCGACCCGGCCGAGCTCATGGAGACGACCAGGGTGACCCTGACGGAGCTGGCCGACCGCGGCCCGCGCCCCGGTGAGCTGGACGCCGTCCGCCGCTACGCCGTCGGGGTCAACCGGACCGCGGCGCGCGGAACCGGTTCACTCGCCCACGCGGTCACCGCCTACGCGGCACACGGGGTCTCCCCGCTCTGGATGCTCGCCGCCGGCGAGCGCTATGCGGGTGTCACCGAGGACGACGTCCACCGTGTGCTCCGCTCCCACTTCACCCCGGACCGCTTCGGCGGCGTACTCACGACCGGCCGACCGATGTCCGTGAAATCCGGAAACACCGAAGGAGTCAACTCATGA